From one Paenibacillus terrae HPL-003 genomic stretch:
- a CDS encoding PIN/TRAM domain-containing protein has translation MWRKAILTFTGLCGAWFGYTLYHRVGGIVSWLPHWLSDGSLPGMAVWMIAGAVVFMAGCSLAGTAVANRLQQGIEGLVRIPMNEMMAGAIGLAVGLILSLAVYPLLSWLGAPGQLIQTAVTIVCGYVGVMVGLEKRDELSSFWSSGFFGRGTGVEERKLEEHKILDTSVIIDGRIADICKTGFIEGTIVIPEFVLEELQHIADSSDLLKRNRGRRGLDILNKIQKELDVNVLIYEGDFEEISEVDSKLVKLAKVLQGKVVTNDFNLNKVCELQGVSVLNINDLANAVKPVVLPGEEIMVQIIKDGKEHGQGVAYLDDGTMIVVEGGRDYIGSLMEVLVTSVLQTSAGRMIFAKPKLLEKAQ, from the coding sequence ATGTGGAGAAAGGCTATTTTAACTTTTACAGGATTGTGCGGAGCGTGGTTCGGCTATACGTTATACCACCGGGTAGGAGGTATCGTATCATGGTTGCCCCATTGGTTGAGTGATGGTTCTTTACCGGGAATGGCTGTTTGGATGATTGCGGGAGCTGTGGTGTTTATGGCTGGATGCTCGCTTGCCGGAACAGCTGTGGCCAATCGGTTACAGCAGGGGATCGAAGGTTTGGTACGAATTCCGATGAACGAGATGATGGCAGGTGCGATTGGATTAGCGGTGGGCTTGATCCTTTCCTTAGCGGTTTACCCGCTCTTGTCATGGCTGGGGGCACCAGGTCAACTGATTCAAACGGCCGTTACCATCGTATGTGGATATGTGGGAGTGATGGTCGGACTGGAAAAGCGGGACGAGCTGTCCTCATTTTGGAGTTCGGGATTTTTTGGTCGAGGTACGGGTGTGGAAGAACGCAAGCTGGAGGAACATAAAATTTTGGACACCAGTGTTATTATAGACGGACGTATTGCTGATATTTGCAAGACTGGTTTTATCGAAGGAACGATTGTGATTCCCGAATTTGTGCTGGAGGAGCTTCAGCATATTGCAGATTCGTCGGATTTGCTCAAGCGCAACCGTGGGCGCCGAGGTCTGGATATTTTGAATAAGATTCAAAAAGAGTTGGATGTAAATGTATTGATTTACGAAGGCGATTTTGAGGAGATTTCAGAGGTCGACAGCAAATTGGTCAAGCTGGCAAAGGTACTACAGGGTAAGGTGGTAACGAACGATTTTAACTTGAATAAGGTGTGCGAGCTTCAAGGTGTATCGGTGCTGAATATTAATGATCTGGCAAATGCAGTGAAGCCTGTAGTGCTGCCCGGTGAGGAAATTATGGTGCAGATTATCAAAGACGGCAAGGAGCATGGACAAGGTGTGGCCTATCTGGATGATGGTACAATGATCGTTGTGGAGGGCGGTCGTGACTACATCGGTTCTCTGATGGAGGTGTTGGTTACGAGTGTACTTCAGACCTCTGCGGGCCGTATGATTTTTGCCAAACCGAAATTATTGGAAAAAGCTCAATAA
- the pssA gene encoding CDP-diacylglycerol--serine O-phosphatidyltransferase yields the protein MITKSIPNMFTLGNLFLGMIAILLAVDGKYSLAAIMVIVAMLLDGLDGRMARALNAQSEFGKELDSLSDMISFGVAPAVIMYMVAFHDANSALAWTVTAIFPMCGALRLARFNVRPGVPGYFTGLPIPAAGGVLATLSLFHNDISLLYMSIAMLLVSYLMVSSMKYPNLKKVGLPKKAIWIAPWVVVAAVVLAVKFPDQLSKLIFVPLVLYALYGMKLNIRKLSRRRGRGRGRSTQEEQDDQYRHSQH from the coding sequence ATGATTACCAAATCAATTCCGAACATGTTTACCTTAGGTAACTTGTTTCTCGGAATGATCGCCATTTTATTGGCCGTAGACGGAAAATACAGTCTTGCCGCTATTATGGTTATTGTGGCCATGCTGTTGGACGGACTGGATGGACGAATGGCCCGGGCGTTGAATGCCCAGAGCGAATTCGGTAAAGAACTGGACTCCTTATCAGATATGATATCTTTTGGTGTAGCTCCCGCAGTTATTATGTACATGGTTGCTTTTCATGATGCTAATTCGGCTTTGGCCTGGACGGTTACGGCTATTTTTCCGATGTGCGGAGCATTGCGTTTGGCTCGTTTTAATGTACGTCCCGGTGTACCTGGTTATTTTACAGGCTTGCCGATTCCGGCAGCAGGTGGTGTGTTAGCCACTTTGTCCTTATTCCATAATGATATTTCTCTGTTATACATGTCGATTGCGATGCTGCTTGTCTCTTATTTGATGGTCAGCTCGATGAAATATCCGAATTTGAAAAAGGTGGGCCTTCCGAAGAAGGCGATCTGGATCGCTCCATGGGTTGTAGTTGCTGCCGTTGTACTTGCGGTTAAATTCCCGGATCAATTATCCAAGCTGATTTTCGTGCCGTTGGTGCTGTATGCATTGTATGGCATGAAACTCAATATCCGTAAGCTGTCACGTAGACGTGGGCGCGGTCGGGGACGTTCCACTCAGGAAGAACAGGATGATCAATATCGTCATTCACAGCATTAG
- the disA gene encoding DNA integrity scanning diadenylate cyclase DisA translates to MKEASQLDKMNDLLRLVAPGTPFRDGLENVLRAKTGALLVVGYSPEVMEVVDGGFSINCDFSPNYLYELAKMDGAIILSEDLKRILYANTQLIPDSSISSIETGIRHRTAERVAKQTGKLVVSISQRRNIITLYQGTLRYALKEIGVILTKANQAIQTLEKYRSVLGQASTNLTASEFEELVTMPEVVNVIQRIEMVLRIKMEIKRFINELGNEGRLISMQMDELVSNIEEEAWLLYKDYAKDDSDEKIRGIILGLKRSTDDELLDVNHIVRLLGYPSSAATSEEYIVARGYRVLNKIPRLPNVIIHNLVERFGRFPHVMTATIEELDEVDGIGEVRARTIKEGLKRLQEQVFIDRQM, encoded by the coding sequence ATGAAAGAAGCGAGCCAACTGGATAAAATGAATGATTTGCTGCGGCTTGTGGCACCGGGAACTCCCTTTCGCGACGGACTGGAAAACGTGTTGCGCGCCAAAACGGGCGCTCTTCTGGTCGTTGGCTATAGCCCGGAGGTAATGGAGGTCGTGGACGGCGGCTTCTCGATTAACTGTGATTTTTCGCCGAACTATTTGTATGAACTGGCTAAGATGGACGGCGCAATCATACTGAGTGAGGATTTGAAACGAATTTTATACGCAAATACGCAACTTATTCCTGACTCCTCCATCTCCTCGATTGAAACGGGAATTCGGCACCGGACAGCGGAGCGGGTTGCCAAGCAAACTGGCAAGTTAGTCGTGTCCATTTCTCAGCGGCGTAATATTATTACGTTGTACCAGGGAACGTTGCGATATGCGCTCAAGGAAATCGGGGTTATTTTAACGAAAGCTAATCAGGCCATTCAGACGCTGGAAAAGTATAGATCTGTGTTGGGGCAAGCTTCAACGAATTTGACGGCATCTGAATTTGAAGAGTTGGTGACCATGCCCGAGGTCGTAAATGTTATCCAGCGGATCGAAATGGTGCTGCGTATCAAAATGGAAATCAAACGATTTATTAATGAGCTTGGGAATGAGGGCCGTTTGATTAGCATGCAGATGGATGAGCTTGTTAGTAATATTGAGGAAGAGGCTTGGCTGCTGTATAAGGATTATGCCAAAGACGATAGCGATGAGAAAATCCGCGGAATTATTTTGGGGCTCAAGCGTTCCACGGACGACGAGCTACTGGATGTGAACCATATTGTACGTTTGCTGGGGTACCCATCCTCGGCTGCGACATCAGAGGAATATATCGTGGCGCGAGGCTATCGGGTGCTGAATAAAATACCGCGTCTACCAAATGTGATTATTCATAATCTGGTGGAGCGGTTTGGGCGTTTTCCGCATGTCATGACAGCGACGATTGAAGAACTGGATGAAGTGGATGGCATTGGAGAAGTCCGTGCACGTACCATTAAAGAGGGACTCAAACGATTACAGGAACAAGTTTTCATTGACAGGCAAATGTAA
- the radA gene encoding DNA repair protein RadA — protein MAKVKTKFSCTECGYESPKWYGKCPGCQAWNSMVEETESVVKTQGMGSSLLTHSTKDKPLPIIEVESGKEARILTGIDELNRVLGGGVVPGSLVLVGGDPGIGKSTLMLQTSNELALTGLRVLYVSGEESVRQTKLRADRLGALSPNLYVLCETNLETIEEAVDSLKPEFLVIDSIQTVYLPEVTSAPGSVAQVRECTSRFMRIAKGLGIATVLVGHVTKEGAIAGPRLLEHMVDCVLYFEGERHHTYRLLRAVKNRFGSTNEIGIFEMAESGLREVSNPSELFLSERPLGVAGSTVVASMEGTRPVLVELQALIATTHFPSPRRMGTGIDHHRMGLIIAVLEKRMGMFLQNQDAYLNVAGGVKLDEPAVDLAIAVSIASSFRDAPTKPYDVIFGEVGLTGEVRAVSRAEQRVREAEKLGFKRVIMPEKSLKGWTHPKGIQIVGVGTVADALAAALD, from the coding sequence ATGGCTAAAGTGAAAACTAAATTTTCCTGTACGGAGTGCGGTTATGAATCGCCCAAATGGTATGGAAAATGTCCCGGATGCCAGGCATGGAATTCCATGGTGGAGGAAACGGAAAGCGTTGTAAAAACTCAAGGAATGGGTTCTTCCCTTCTTACTCATAGCACAAAAGATAAGCCACTCCCTATTATTGAGGTGGAGAGTGGCAAAGAAGCACGAATTTTGACGGGAATTGACGAATTGAATCGCGTGCTCGGAGGAGGCGTGGTGCCGGGTTCACTGGTTCTGGTGGGCGGTGATCCGGGTATTGGAAAATCTACGCTTATGCTACAGACATCGAATGAGCTGGCCTTAACTGGTTTAAGGGTGCTATACGTGTCAGGTGAGGAATCGGTCCGTCAGACGAAGCTGCGTGCAGACCGTCTAGGTGCCTTGTCCCCCAACCTATACGTATTATGTGAGACGAATTTGGAGACGATTGAAGAAGCGGTGGACAGCTTGAAACCGGAGTTTCTGGTGATTGACTCTATCCAGACCGTATATTTGCCTGAGGTAACGAGTGCGCCGGGGAGTGTAGCACAGGTGCGGGAGTGTACTTCCCGTTTTATGCGGATTGCCAAGGGATTAGGTATTGCAACGGTGCTGGTAGGACATGTGACCAAGGAAGGGGCCATTGCAGGCCCGCGTCTGTTGGAACACATGGTCGATTGCGTGCTTTATTTTGAAGGAGAGCGTCATCATACGTATCGGCTATTGCGTGCAGTTAAGAACCGCTTTGGTTCTACGAATGAAATTGGTATTTTTGAAATGGCTGAAAGCGGCTTGCGTGAGGTGTCGAATCCTTCGGAGCTGTTTCTGTCCGAACGACCGCTGGGGGTGGCTGGTTCGACTGTTGTCGCCAGTATGGAAGGAACACGACCTGTATTGGTTGAGCTGCAAGCGCTGATTGCGACCACGCATTTTCCCTCTCCACGCCGAATGGGTACAGGGATTGACCATCATCGAATGGGATTGATTATAGCCGTGTTGGAAAAGCGGATGGGCATGTTTTTGCAAAATCAGGATGCGTATCTAAATGTGGCCGGGGGCGTAAAGCTGGATGAACCAGCGGTGGACCTGGCAATAGCGGTGAGTATTGCTTCCAGTTTTCGAGATGCGCCTACCAAGCCGTACGATGTGATTTTTGGCGAGGTGGGGCTGACGGGTGAGGTGCGTGCTGTATCCAGAGCGGAGCAGCGTGTGCGGGAAGCGGAGAAGCTGGGTTTTAAACGGGTGATTATGCCAGAGAAGAGCCTGAAGGGCTGGACGCATCCGAAAGGGATACAAATTGTAGGAGTAGGAACGGTGGCAGATGCATTGGCAGCCGCATTAGATTAG